A part of Pseudomonas sp. HR96 genomic DNA contains:
- a CDS encoding YecA family protein, with the protein MPIQNSPYHAFATLLAGSGHPVSPAELHGLLLGRSCAGAGFELEPWLVDASELLGAQPADNVRQALIGLQEMVKGELGSDDMTVVLLLPSDDAPLRERAEALGQWCQGFLAGFGLTARDTALSTEAMEVLQDLAAIAQVQDALEESDDGESDYMEVMEYLRVAPLLLFTESAKGAVAPVAKPSVH; encoded by the coding sequence ATGCCTATACAGAACTCCCCGTACCACGCTTTCGCTACCTTGCTCGCCGGTAGCGGCCATCCCGTTTCCCCCGCCGAGCTGCACGGCCTGCTGTTGGGGCGTAGTTGCGCTGGCGCAGGCTTCGAGCTCGAGCCCTGGCTGGTCGATGCCAGCGAGTTGCTGGGTGCGCAGCCGGCCGACAACGTGCGTCAGGCGCTGATCGGCCTGCAGGAAATGGTCAAGGGTGAGCTGGGCAGCGACGACATGACTGTCGTGCTGCTGTTGCCTTCCGATGATGCGCCGCTGCGCGAGCGCGCCGAAGCCCTGGGCCAGTGGTGCCAGGGCTTTCTCGCAGGCTTCGGCCTGACCGCCCGCGATACGGCCTTGAGCACCGAGGCCATGGAAGTGCTGCAGGACCTGGCAGCGATCGCCCAGGTGCAGGACGCCCTGGAGGAGTCCGACGACGGCGAGAGCGACTACATGGAAGTGATGGAATATCTGCGCGTCGCGCCGCTGCTGCTGTTCACCGAATCGGCCAAGGGCGCCGTTGCGCCTGTGGCCAAGCCCTCCGTTCACTGA
- a CDS encoding TIGR02449 family protein encodes MQTNELQALMGKLELLIDRVEQLKRQNGLLLAQEKTWREERAHLIEKNEIARRKVESMISRLKALEQDS; translated from the coding sequence ATGCAAACAAATGAACTGCAAGCGCTGATGGGCAAGCTCGAACTCCTGATTGATCGAGTCGAGCAACTTAAACGGCAAAACGGACTCCTATTAGCGCAGGAAAAAACCTGGCGCGAGGAGCGCGCCCACCTTATCGAAAAAAACGAAATCGCCCGGCGTAAGGTGGAATCGATGATTTCGCGCCTCAAGGCCCTGGAGCAAGACTCATGA
- a CDS encoding cell division protein ZapA, translated as MSSSNSVTVHILDKEYSIICPPEERSNLVSAARYLDGKMREIRSGGKVIGADRIAVMAALNITHDLLHRQETPELSANGSTREQVRDLLDRVDLALATDQDGSKG; from the coding sequence ATGAGTTCAAGCAATAGCGTGACCGTCCATATCCTGGACAAGGAATACTCGATCATCTGCCCTCCCGAAGAGCGTAGCAACCTGGTCAGCGCCGCGCGCTACCTGGACGGCAAGATGCGCGAAATCCGCAGCGGCGGCAAAGTCATCGGGGCCGATCGGATCGCGGTCATGGCGGCGCTGAACATCACCCACGACCTGCTGCATCGCCAGGAAACACCGGAATTGTCGGCCAATGGATCCACCCGCGAACAGGTCCGCGACCTGCTCGACCGCGTCGACCTGGCGCTCGCCACTGATCAGGATGGCAGCAAGGGCTGA
- a CDS encoding 5-formyltetrahydrofolate cyclo-ligase, producing MSQPDQPTRQQLRRQLRKARRALTPAEQRAAARGLYRQLAQHPLFRRARHVSLYLPNDGEIDPGLLLAEAQRRGKRTYLPVLSAWPRTRMVFQRILPGERFKANRFGIPEPVVRRARQRAIWALDLVLMPLVGFDDAGGRLGMGGGFYDRSLAYRARRHAWQKPLLLGLAHECQKVERLAQASWDIPLQGTVSDLRWYVAGPLEKGGVSA from the coding sequence ATGAGCCAACCCGACCAGCCCACCCGTCAACAGCTGCGCCGCCAACTGCGCAAGGCTCGTCGCGCCCTGACGCCAGCCGAGCAGCGTGCCGCCGCCCGTGGCCTGTACCGGCAGCTGGCGCAGCACCCGCTGTTTCGCCGCGCGCGGCATGTGTCGCTGTATTTGCCCAATGATGGCGAGATCGACCCTGGCCTGCTGCTGGCCGAGGCGCAGCGACGCGGCAAGCGCACCTACCTGCCGGTGCTCAGCGCCTGGCCGCGGACGCGGATGGTGTTTCAGCGCATCCTCCCGGGAGAACGCTTCAAGGCCAACCGCTTCGGCATTCCGGAGCCAGTGGTGCGCCGCGCCCGGCAGCGCGCCATCTGGGCCCTGGACCTGGTGTTGATGCCCTTGGTGGGTTTTGACGACGCGGGTGGGCGGCTGGGCATGGGCGGCGGCTTCTACGACCGCAGCCTGGCCTATCGCGCGCGCCGCCATGCCTGGCAAAAACCGCTGCTGCTGGGACTGGCCCACGAATGTCAGAAGGTCGAGCGACTGGCCCAGGCCAGCTGGGACATCCCTTTGCAGGGCACGGTCTCGGACCTGCGCTGGTATGTCGCAGGCCCGCTGGAGAAAGGTGGCGTGAGCGCCTGA
- a CDS encoding EVE domain-containing protein, whose amino-acid sequence MAYWLMKSEPDELSISALAALGKARWDGVRNYQARNFMRTMAAGDEFFFYHSSCPEPGIAGIARIRAAAYPDPTALDPQSHYHDPKASAEKNPWSALDVEHVRTFKRVLGLGLLKQQAALAELALVHKGSRLSVMPVTAAQWAAVLALTE is encoded by the coding sequence ATGGCCTACTGGCTGATGAAATCCGAACCGGACGAGCTGTCCATCAGTGCCCTGGCGGCCTTGGGCAAAGCGCGCTGGGACGGCGTGCGCAACTATCAGGCACGCAATTTCATGCGCACCATGGCCGCCGGCGACGAGTTTTTCTTCTACCACTCCAGCTGCCCCGAACCGGGCATCGCCGGCATCGCCCGCATCCGCGCCGCCGCCTACCCCGACCCGACAGCGCTCGACCCGCAGAGCCACTATCACGACCCCAAAGCCAGCGCCGAGAAAAACCCCTGGAGCGCGCTGGACGTCGAGCACGTGCGCACCTTCAAGCGCGTGCTGGGGCTGGGCCTGCTCAAGCAACAGGCGGCCCTGGCGGAGCTGGCGCTGGTGCACAAAGGCAGTCGCCTGTCAGTGATGCCGGTCACGGCAGCCCAGTGGGCGGCCGTGCTCGCGCTTACTGAATGA
- a CDS encoding flagellar basal body-associated protein FliL, translated as MKAWIVMLLALSVPFAALAEEAKEGEGAAPTVAYVSLSPPFVGNYALDGSPKLHVYKADVALKVTGAEAVAAVKHQDPLIRNQLVALFAQQTVDSLSNVEAKEKLRQEALKQVQQVMNDEEGKPIVEDLLFNNLIIQ; from the coding sequence GTGAAAGCGTGGATCGTGATGCTGCTGGCCTTGTCGGTGCCCTTTGCGGCACTGGCCGAAGAGGCGAAGGAAGGAGAGGGCGCGGCGCCCACCGTGGCCTACGTGTCGCTGAGCCCGCCCTTCGTCGGCAATTATGCGCTGGACGGCAGCCCCAAGCTGCACGTCTACAAGGCCGACGTTGCCCTCAAGGTGACGGGTGCCGAGGCGGTCGCGGCGGTCAAGCACCAGGATCCGTTGATCCGCAACCAGCTGGTCGCCTTGTTCGCCCAGCAGACAGTGGATTCGCTGAGCAACGTCGAGGCCAAGGAAAAACTCCGTCAGGAAGCGCTCAAGCAGGTGCAGCAGGTGATGAACGACGAAGAGGGCAAGCCCATCGTCGAAGACCTGCTGTTCAACAACCTGATCATTCAGTAA
- a CDS encoding NADPH:quinone oxidoreductase family protein produces the protein MRAVLCKAFGPAENLVLQDMPELEARSNEIVLDVHAAGVNFPDTLIIEGKYQFKPPLPFSPGGEAAGVVSSVGAKAGQFQIGDRVMALTGWGSFAEQVAVPAYNVLPMPAGMDFTTAAAFSMTYGTSMHALKQRGQLQPGETLLVLGAGGGVGLAAVEIGKAMGARVIAAASSSEKLALAKAAGADELINYRECHLKDELKRLTQGNGVDVIYDPVGGELFEPAVRSLAWNGRLLVVGFASGTIPQLAANLVLLKGAAVLGVFWGAFAQRQPADNASNFQQLFAWYAEGKLKPRVSRVYPLEQAGQAVADLAQRRAVGKLVVRVRD, from the coding sequence ATGAGAGCAGTGTTGTGCAAAGCCTTCGGTCCTGCCGAGAATCTTGTGCTGCAAGACATGCCCGAGCTCGAAGCCAGGAGCAACGAGATCGTGCTCGACGTGCATGCCGCCGGGGTCAATTTCCCCGACACGCTGATCATCGAGGGCAAGTACCAATTCAAGCCCCCCTTGCCCTTCTCTCCCGGCGGCGAAGCGGCGGGAGTGGTCAGCAGCGTTGGCGCCAAGGCGGGGCAGTTCCAGATCGGTGACCGCGTCATGGCCCTGACCGGCTGGGGCAGTTTCGCCGAACAAGTGGCGGTGCCGGCCTATAACGTCCTGCCCATGCCGGCCGGCATGGATTTCACCACCGCCGCCGCCTTCAGCATGACCTACGGCACCTCGATGCATGCGCTCAAGCAACGCGGCCAGTTGCAGCCGGGTGAAACCTTGCTGGTGCTCGGCGCCGGGGGCGGCGTGGGCCTGGCCGCCGTGGAAATCGGCAAGGCCATGGGGGCACGGGTGATCGCCGCCGCGAGCAGCTCCGAAAAGCTCGCCCTGGCCAAGGCTGCCGGCGCCGATGAGTTGATCAACTACCGCGAATGCCACCTCAAGGACGAGCTCAAACGGTTGACCCAGGGCAACGGTGTCGATGTGATCTACGACCCGGTCGGCGGCGAGCTGTTCGAGCCCGCTGTACGCTCGCTGGCCTGGAATGGCCGCCTGCTGGTGGTCGGCTTCGCCAGCGGCACCATCCCCCAGCTGGCGGCCAACCTGGTGCTGCTCAAGGGCGCGGCGGTGCTTGGCGTCTTCTGGGGCGCCTTCGCCCAGCGTCAGCCGGCGGACAATGCCAGCAACTTTCAGCAACTCTTTGCCTGGTATGCAGAGGGCAAGCTCAAGCCGCGGGTGTCCCGTGTCTACCCGCTGGAGCAGGCGGGTCAGGCCGTCGCCGACCTCGCGCAACGGCGGGCGGTGGGCAAGCTGGTGGTTCGGGTCCGCGACTGA
- a CDS encoding gamma-glutamylcyclotransferase, with protein MSALEIADLNVVYPPSLDLGPQLTDEQLTHSIESTMRRHHGGPVWLFAYGSLIWRPECSAVERRRARVHGYHRGLYLWSHEHRGTPECPGLVFGLDRGGSCSGFAYRLPEDQLECSLVALWKREMPYPSYRPHWLNCRLDDGSKVQALGFVLERHLPSYAGNLPDNLLSQILASASGRYGTTLDYVEQTIAALRSHAMPDRNLEARIKRCHSCP; from the coding sequence ATGTCGGCGCTTGAAATAGCAGATCTCAATGTTGTCTATCCACCGTCGCTGGACCTCGGCCCGCAACTGACCGATGAACAGCTGACGCACTCGATCGAAAGTACCATGCGCCGGCATCACGGCGGCCCGGTCTGGCTGTTCGCCTACGGTTCGCTGATCTGGCGCCCGGAATGCTCGGCGGTCGAGCGTCGTCGCGCTCGAGTACACGGCTACCATCGCGGCTTGTACTTGTGGTCCCACGAGCACCGCGGTACCCCGGAGTGCCCAGGCCTGGTGTTCGGCCTGGATCGGGGCGGTTCATGCAGCGGGTTTGCCTATCGGCTGCCGGAAGACCAGCTGGAGTGCTCGCTGGTGGCGCTGTGGAAGCGCGAGATGCCGTATCCTTCCTACCGGCCGCATTGGCTCAATTGCCGTCTCGATGACGGCAGCAAGGTTCAGGCGCTGGGCTTCGTGCTGGAGCGCCACTTGCCCAGCTATGCGGGCAACCTGCCCGACAACTTGCTCAGCCAGATTCTGGCCAGCGCCAGCGGCCGCTACGGCACGACCCTGGATTACGTCGAACAGACCATCGCCGCCCTGCGCAGCCATGCCATGCCCGATCGCAATCTGGAAGCGCGCATCAAGCGTTGCCATTCCTGCCCATGA
- a CDS encoding sn-glycerol-3-phosphate transporter: MLRKLLPLPSAALVALAVQAPTAQASDEHWYVQASVHTSHFANNDNYNNRQDLFGLERNRADKLIYGAATFRNSFSQRSHYAYVGKRFDASGLPLYAKLSGGLVHGYRGEYRDKIPLNRFGVAPAVIPAVGANLGPVGVEWVLLGFAATMVNVGVKF; this comes from the coding sequence ATGCTCCGAAAACTCCTGCCGTTGCCGTCCGCCGCGCTCGTCGCGCTCGCCGTCCAAGCGCCCACCGCTCAGGCGAGCGACGAACACTGGTACGTGCAAGCCAGTGTCCACACCAGCCATTTCGCCAACAACGATAATTACAACAATCGGCAGGATCTGTTCGGGCTTGAGCGCAACCGGGCCGATAAGCTCATCTACGGTGCCGCCACCTTTCGCAATTCGTTCTCGCAGCGCTCGCACTATGCCTACGTCGGCAAGCGCTTCGACGCCAGCGGGCTGCCGCTGTACGCCAAACTGAGCGGTGGATTGGTGCACGGTTATCGCGGCGAGTACCGCGACAAGATCCCGCTGAACCGTTTTGGGGTGGCGCCCGCAGTCATTCCTGCGGTGGGCGCCAATCTGGGGCCGGTGGGGGTCGAATGGGTGCTGCTCGGCTTTGCCGCGACCATGGTCAATGTCGGCGTGAAATTCTAG
- a CDS encoding CDP-6-deoxy-delta-3,4-glucoseen reductase has product MRVTLQPSGTVLQTEPGERILAAAQRSGHDCPQSCRNGNCHVCAALLVAGSVRQEGQVHTHGEVYTCIAEPLEDCELLWDGVLAPGELPVRRMACQVSECLEVGGDVWRVRLRAPAGKPPRYHAGQYLMIERDNGEKSAFSLASAPHGGRDLELHILVREDSSRELITQLQRDGIARIEMPFGDTHLAQLPAGPLVLIAAGTGMAQMHALIEHCRAAGFKYPVHLYWGARRPEDFYRLEHWDEWKRVPNLFLHQVVSDLCGWEGRCGMLHEAVSEDIADLSQVHVYASGSPAMVYGTLDALVAAGMDAHQMRADVFAYAPRP; this is encoded by the coding sequence ATGCGCGTGACCTTGCAGCCTTCGGGCACCGTATTGCAGACCGAGCCGGGCGAACGGATCCTGGCGGCTGCCCAGCGTTCCGGGCACGACTGCCCGCAGAGCTGCCGCAACGGCAACTGCCACGTCTGCGCGGCGCTGCTGGTGGCGGGAAGCGTGCGCCAGGAGGGCCAGGTGCACACCCATGGGGAGGTCTATACCTGCATCGCCGAACCTCTGGAGGACTGCGAATTGCTCTGGGACGGCGTGCTCGCTCCGGGGGAGCTGCCGGTGCGGCGCATGGCCTGCCAAGTCAGCGAGTGCCTGGAGGTGGGTGGCGATGTCTGGCGCGTGCGCTTGCGCGCGCCGGCCGGCAAGCCACCGCGCTACCACGCCGGGCAATACCTGATGATCGAGCGGGACAACGGCGAGAAGTCGGCGTTCTCGCTGGCCTCGGCCCCTCACGGCGGCCGCGATCTGGAGCTGCACATCCTGGTGCGTGAGGACAGTTCCCGGGAGTTGATTACCCAATTGCAGCGCGACGGTATCGCCCGCATCGAAATGCCGTTCGGCGATACCCATCTGGCGCAGCTGCCGGCCGGGCCGCTGGTGCTGATCGCCGCCGGCACCGGTATGGCGCAGATGCATGCGCTGATCGAGCATTGCCGCGCAGCGGGCTTCAAGTACCCGGTGCACCTGTACTGGGGCGCCCGGCGGCCTGAGGATTTCTACCGGCTGGAGCACTGGGACGAGTGGAAGCGGGTGCCCAACCTGTTCCTGCATCAGGTGGTCAGCGACCTGTGCGGCTGGGAAGGGCGGTGCGGCATGCTGCATGAAGCGGTCAGCGAGGACATTGCCGACCTGTCCCAGGTGCACGTCTACGCCAGCGGCTCGCCGGCCATGGTCTATGGGACGCTGGACGCCCTGGTGGCGGCGGGCATGGATGCGCATCAGATGCGCGCCGACGTGTTCGCCTACGCCCCGCGCCCCTAG
- the ubiD gene encoding 4-hydroxy-3-polyprenylbenzoate decarboxylase: MKFKDLRDFVQQLEQRGELKRIQVPISPVLEMTEVCDRTLRAKGPALLFEKPTGFDIPVLGNLFGTPGRVALGMGAEDVSELREIGKLLAFLKEPEPPKGLKDAWSKLPIFKKIIAMAPKVVKDAACQEIVIEGDDVDLGMLPVQHCWPGDVAPLITWGLTVTKGPNKERQNLGIYRQQVIARNKVIMRWLSHRGGALDYREWCEKHPGQPFPVSVALGADPATILGAVTPVPDSLSEYAFAGLLRGNRTELVKCRGNDLQVPATAEIILEGVIHPGEMAPEGPYGDHTGYYNEVDSFPVFTVERITHRIKPIYHSTYTGRPPDEPAILGVALNEVFVPILQKQFPEITDFYLPPEGCSYRMAVVTMKKQYPGHAKRVMLGVWSFLRQFMYTKFVIVTDDDINARDWNDVIWAITTRMDPKRDTVMIDNTPIDYLDFASPVSGLGSKMGLDATHKWPGETTREWGRVIVKDEAVTRRIDELWNQLGID, encoded by the coding sequence ATGAAATTCAAGGATCTTCGGGATTTCGTGCAGCAGCTGGAGCAGCGCGGCGAGTTGAAGCGCATCCAGGTGCCGATTTCCCCTGTGCTGGAAATGACCGAAGTCTGCGACCGCACCCTGCGCGCCAAGGGCCCGGCGCTGCTGTTCGAGAAGCCCACCGGCTTTGATATCCCCGTGCTGGGCAACCTGTTCGGTACCCCTGGGCGGGTGGCGCTGGGTATGGGCGCCGAGGACGTTTCCGAGCTGCGCGAGATCGGCAAGCTGCTGGCTTTTCTCAAGGAGCCGGAGCCGCCCAAGGGGCTCAAGGACGCCTGGTCGAAGCTGCCGATCTTCAAGAAGATCATTGCCATGGCGCCCAAGGTGGTAAAGGACGCGGCTTGCCAGGAGATCGTCATCGAGGGCGACGACGTCGACCTCGGCATGCTGCCGGTGCAGCACTGCTGGCCGGGCGACGTGGCGCCGCTGATCACCTGGGGCCTGACGGTGACCAAGGGGCCGAACAAGGAACGGCAGAACCTGGGCATCTACCGCCAGCAAGTGATTGCCCGCAACAAGGTGATCATGCGCTGGTTGAGCCATCGTGGCGGCGCGCTGGATTACCGCGAGTGGTGCGAGAAACACCCTGGCCAGCCGTTTCCAGTGTCGGTGGCGCTGGGCGCGGACCCTGCGACCATCCTCGGCGCGGTCACCCCGGTGCCGGACAGCCTGTCGGAATACGCCTTCGCCGGCTTGTTGCGCGGCAACCGTACCGAGCTGGTCAAATGCCGTGGCAATGACCTGCAGGTGCCAGCCACCGCCGAGATCATCCTCGAAGGGGTGATCCATCCCGGCGAAATGGCTCCGGAAGGCCCGTATGGCGACCACACCGGCTACTACAATGAAGTGGACAGCTTCCCGGTGTTCACCGTCGAGCGCATCACCCACCGTATCAAGCCGATCTATCACAGCACCTACACCGGCCGGCCGCCGGATGAGCCGGCGATTCTTGGCGTGGCCTTGAATGAAGTGTTCGTGCCGATCCTGCAGAAGCAGTTTCCCGAGATCACCGATTTCTACCTGCCGCCGGAGGGTTGCTCCTATCGCATGGCAGTGGTGACCATGAAAAAGCAGTACCCGGGCCACGCCAAGCGGGTGATGCTGGGGGTCTGGTCGTTCCTGCGCCAGTTCATGTACACCAAGTTCGTGATCGTCACCGACGACGACATCAATGCCCGCGACTGGAACGACGTGATCTGGGCTATCACCACGCGCATGGACCCCAAGCGCGACACGGTGATGATCGACAACACGCCGATCGACTACCTGGACTTCGCCTCGCCGGTGTCCGGGCTGGGTTCGAAGATGGGCCTGGATGCCACGCACAAGTGGCCCGGCGAGACCACCCGCGAGTGGGGCCGCGTCATCGTCAAGGACGAAGCGGTGACCCGGCGCATCGATGAGCTGTGGAACCAGTTGGGAATAGACTGA
- a CDS encoding energy transducer TonB has translation MKSSIAWVVGALLMAPLAHADFYLKPRSGTVDQLKKVYGVHRVGMVTLEYRVMADGEVTYVSMLGSEDPELARDFRRILQRWRYEPWPLENGHPPYVDIMLPLISVYAPQGREQRLRAPLARTCQNLLDQHRPPAAGDEFGGVDWALNRAFVSGKVSWNERRALLQQLSDSWADVLLACGQEPHRPFVDFLPTHSPQGENLPESS, from the coding sequence ATGAAAAGCTCGATTGCATGGGTCGTCGGAGCGCTGCTGATGGCGCCGCTGGCGCACGCTGATTTCTATCTGAAACCCAGAAGCGGTACTGTCGATCAGCTCAAAAAGGTCTACGGCGTCCACCGGGTCGGCATGGTTACCCTCGAATACAGGGTGATGGCGGATGGGGAGGTGACCTACGTGTCCATGCTGGGCAGCGAGGATCCTGAGTTGGCACGCGACTTCAGGCGCATCCTGCAGCGTTGGCGATATGAGCCTTGGCCGCTCGAGAACGGCCATCCGCCCTACGTGGATATCATGCTTCCGCTGATTTCTGTCTATGCGCCCCAGGGCCGCGAGCAGCGCCTGAGGGCGCCGCTTGCCCGCACCTGTCAGAACCTCCTGGATCAGCATCGGCCACCCGCTGCAGGCGACGAGTTCGGCGGGGTCGACTGGGCCCTCAATCGTGCGTTTGTCAGCGGCAAGGTGTCCTGGAACGAGCGTCGAGCCTTGCTGCAGCAGCTGTCCGACTCCTGGGCGGATGTGCTGCTGGCTTGTGGCCAGGAGCCGCACCGGCCGTTTGTGGATTTTTTACCTACGCACAGTCCTCAGGGTGAAAACCTGCCTGAAAGCTCCTGA
- the rho gene encoding transcription termination factor Rho, with protein MNLTELKQKPITDLLEMAEQMGIENMARSRKQDVIFSLLKKHAKSGEEISGDGVLEILQDGFGFLRSADASYLAGPDDIYVSPSQIRRFNLRTGDTIVGKIRPPKEGERYFALLKVDTINFDRPENAKNKILFENLTPLFPNERMKMEAGNGSTEDLTGRVIDLCAPIGKGQRGLIVAPPKAGKTIMLQNIAANITRNNPECHLIVLLIDERPEEVTEMQRTVRGEVVASTFDEPPTRHVQVAEMVIEKAKRLVEHKKDVVILLDSITRLARAYNTVIPSSGKVLTGGVDAHALEKPKRFFGAARNIEEGGSLTIIATALVETGSKMDEVIYEEFKGTGNMELPLDRKIAEKRVFPAININRSGTRREELLTADDELQRMWILRKLLHPMDEVAAIEFLVDKLKQTKTNDEFFLSMKRK; from the coding sequence ATGAATCTGACTGAACTCAAGCAAAAGCCGATTACCGATCTGCTCGAAATGGCCGAACAGATGGGCATAGAAAATATGGCCCGTTCGCGCAAGCAAGATGTGATTTTCTCCCTGTTGAAAAAGCACGCCAAAAGCGGCGAGGAAATCTCCGGTGATGGCGTGCTGGAGATTCTCCAGGACGGCTTCGGCTTCCTGCGTTCGGCTGATGCCTCGTACCTCGCCGGCCCCGACGACATCTACGTCTCGCCGAGCCAGATCCGCCGCTTCAACCTGCGCACCGGCGATACCATCGTCGGCAAGATTCGGCCGCCAAAGGAAGGCGAGCGTTATTTCGCCCTGCTGAAAGTCGACACGATCAACTTCGACCGTCCCGAGAACGCGAAGAACAAGATCCTGTTCGAAAACCTGACGCCGCTGTTCCCCAACGAGCGCATGAAGATGGAAGCCGGCAACGGTTCCACCGAAGACCTGACCGGTCGGGTCATCGACCTCTGCGCGCCGATCGGCAAGGGCCAGCGCGGCCTGATCGTCGCCCCGCCGAAAGCGGGCAAGACCATCATGCTGCAGAACATCGCCGCCAATATCACGCGTAACAACCCCGAGTGCCACCTGATCGTTCTGCTGATCGACGAGCGCCCGGAAGAAGTGACCGAGATGCAGCGTACCGTGCGCGGCGAAGTGGTTGCGTCGACCTTCGACGAACCGCCGACCCGTCACGTGCAAGTGGCCGAAATGGTCATCGAGAAGGCCAAGCGCCTGGTCGAGCACAAGAAGGACGTGGTCATCCTGCTCGACTCGATCACCCGTCTGGCACGTGCCTACAACACCGTGATCCCGAGCTCCGGCAAGGTGCTGACCGGTGGTGTCGACGCCCACGCCCTGGAGAAGCCCAAGCGTTTCTTCGGCGCCGCGCGCAACATCGAGGAAGGCGGTTCGCTGACCATCATCGCCACCGCGCTGGTTGAAACCGGCTCGAAGATGGATGAAGTGATCTACGAAGAGTTCAAGGGGACCGGCAACATGGAATTGCCCCTGGACCGCAAGATCGCCGAGAAGCGCGTCTTCCCGGCCATCAACATCAACCGTTCGGGCACCCGTCGCGAAGAACTGCTGACCGCCGACGACGAACTGCAGCGCATGTGGATCCTGCGCAAGCTGCTGCACCCGATGGACGAAGTGGCCGCCATCGAGTTCCTGGTCGACAAGCTCAAGCAGACCAAGACCAACGACGAGTTCTTCCTGTCGATGAAACGCAAGTAA
- the trxA gene encoding thioredoxin TrxA, producing the protein MSNDLIKHVSDASFEQDVLKASGPVLVDYWAEWCGPCKMIAPVLDDLASHYDGKLTIAKLNIDENQETPAKHGVRGIPTLMLFKNGNVEATKVGALSKSQLQAFLDANI; encoded by the coding sequence ATGAGCAACGATCTTATCAAGCACGTTAGCGACGCCAGCTTCGAGCAGGATGTACTGAAGGCTAGCGGCCCTGTGCTCGTTGACTACTGGGCTGAGTGGTGCGGCCCCTGCAAGATGATCGCCCCGGTATTGGACGACCTGGCCAGCCACTACGATGGCAAACTCACCATCGCCAAGCTGAACATCGACGAGAACCAGGAAACCCCGGCCAAGCATGGCGTGCGTGGTATCCCTACGCTGATGCTGTTCAAGAACGGCAACGTCGAGGCGACCAAGGTCGGCGCCCTGTCGAAATCGCAGCTGCAGGCGTTCCTCGACGCCAATATTTAA
- a CDS encoding transporter substrate-binding domain-containing protein, whose product MTRRLALLAGLLASLLLSQAPAHADGLADIVSRGTLKVAVPQDFPPFGSIGPDMQPRGLDIDTARLIADQLQVKLQLTPVNSTNRIPFLTTGKVDLVISSLGKNPEREQVIDFSRAYAPFYLAVFGPPEAPIAALDDLKGKTISVTRGAIEDIELSKVAPADATIKRFEDNNSTIAAYLAGQVDLIASGNVVMVAIAQKNPKRLPALKVKLKDSPVYVGVNKNEPQLLAKVNEILEQAKADGRLEKNSQTWLKQPLPADL is encoded by the coding sequence ATGACCCGCCGCCTCGCCCTGCTCGCCGGCCTGCTCGCCAGCCTGCTGCTCAGCCAAGCCCCTGCTCACGCCGATGGCCTGGCCGACATCGTCAGCCGGGGCACGCTGAAGGTCGCGGTACCCCAGGACTTCCCGCCCTTCGGCTCGATCGGCCCGGACATGCAGCCTCGCGGCCTGGACATCGACACCGCGCGGCTGATCGCCGACCAGCTGCAGGTCAAGCTGCAGCTGACCCCGGTCAATAGCACCAACCGCATTCCATTCCTCACCACCGGCAAGGTCGACCTGGTGATCTCCAGCCTGGGCAAGAACCCCGAACGCGAACAGGTCATCGACTTTTCCCGCGCCTACGCGCCCTTCTACCTGGCGGTTTTCGGTCCGCCCGAGGCGCCGATTGCAGCGCTCGACGACCTCAAAGGCAAGACCATCAGCGTCACCCGTGGCGCCATCGAGGACATCGAGCTGAGCAAGGTCGCCCCCGCCGACGCCACCATCAAGCGCTTCGAGGACAACAACTCGACCATCGCGGCCTACCTGGCCGGGCAGGTCGACCTGATCGCCAGCGGCAACGTGGTCATGGTGGCCATCGCGCAGAAGAACCCCAAGCGGTTGCCGGCGCTCAAGGTCAAGCTCAAGGATTCGCCGGTGTACGTGGGGGTGAACAAGAACGAGCCGCAGCTGCTGGCCAAGGTCAACGAGATACTGGAGCAGGCCAAGGCCGACGGTCGCCTGGAAAAGAATTCGCAAACCTGGCTCAAGCAACCACTGCCGGCTGACCTGTGA